The Spirosoma oryzicola genome contains the following window.
GTCAATATTCTGAGCGAGCCGAGTCGTTTTCGTGGCTAAAATTTCTGGCCGATAACCTGACACTTCAAGTGTTACTGGTGTCGATTGTAGCCGGTATCGTGCTAAGTCGCTATTCGGGCCGCGAACGAATCCTGAACGGGCTGTCCGTTGCGTCGAAATGGGTGTTCAAAGGTTTGCATCTGGTGATGCGGTTCGCTCCGATTGGCGCGTTTGGCGGGATGGCCTACACCATCGGCAAGTACGGCATCGGCACGCTGCTGCCGCTTGCCAAACTGATGACGACTGTTTATGCGACTATGTTTCTGTTCGTGTTCGTCGTGCTCAACGCCATTCTGCGCTACTACCAGATCAGCCTGTGGTCGTTTCTAAAATACATCCGGCAGGAGCTGTTAATTGTTCTGGGAACGTCGTCGTCGGAGGCTGCACTGCCCGCCCTGATGGAAAAACTCGAACGCATGGGCTGTGCCAAACCAGTGGTGGGGCTGGTCGTTCCGGCGGGCTACTCGTTCAACCTCGACGGCACAACGATTTACCTGTCGCTGGCAACGCTCTTTCTGGCGCAGGTCTTCGGCGTCGAGCTGACCGGCTCGCAGATTCTGACCATTATCGGAATTCTAATGGTCACTTCGAAGGGAGCTGCGGGCGTTACCGGTAGCGGGTTTGTGGTGTTGGCGAGTACGCTGACCGCCATCCGGGTGATTCCGGTGGAAGGGCTGGCGCTCCTGCTGGGCGTCGACCGGTTTATGTCGGAAGCGCGGAGTATCACCAACTTTATCGGTAATGCCGTCGCCACGATTTTCCTCGCGAACAATGAGAAAGCCTTCGACCGGAACATGATGCGGCAGGCCTTCGACGAAAGTACCCCTCCCCCCACCGTACCCGATCTGCCTACACCGGAGCCCGCACTCAGCCGGTAATTCATTGCTTTTTCTTGGTCATTAAATCGCTAATCAACAACCTGTTTGCTGTATGAATATCAACCTATTTTCAACACTTTCTGACGTAGATACGAACGTATTGCAATCGCTGGGCTTACCCGACACAACGACGGTAGCGCTGAATCTGACGGTGTCTCAATTAACCGAATTAGCCCTGAAACGTGGCGAGGGAGTGCTCACCGAAGCGGAGGTGCTCATGTGCGACACGGGTACGTTTACAGGTCGTTCGCCTAAAGACAAGTTTATCGTTCGCGATGCACTTACCGAAAAAGCAATTTGGTGGGGAGCCATCAACCAACCTATCGAGGTTGAGCAGTTTAACCAATTGCACCAGCGGATGCTGGCGTCACTGGCCGACCAATCGGTATTCGTGCGTTACGTCAAGGCCGGAGCCGACCCACGCTACACCATCAACATCGCCATAGTAAATGAGCTGGCCTGGCATAATCTCTTCTGTCACAACCTGTTCATTGAAACGTCAGCCGATGAACGAGCTAACTTCACTCCGGACTGGACGATTTTGAATCTCCCCAGTTTCCAGGCCGATTCAACGATCGATGGCACTCGACAGGGGAATTTTACCATTATCAACTTCAGCAAACGGGTCATCCTGATTGGTGGTACGGGCTACGCGGGAGAAATGAAAAAAGGTATTTTCTCGGTACTCAACTTTACGTTACCCCGGCAGGGTGTCCTGTCGATGCATTGCTCGGCCAACGTTGGTAAAGCAGGTGACACAGCCTTATTTTTCGGGTTGTCTGGCACCGGCAAAACGACCTTATCAACTGATCCGGACCGGCAACTCATTGGGGACGACGAACACGGCTGGAGCGATCAAGTTTTCAATTTCGAAGGAGGCTGTTACGCCAAAGTGATCAATCTGAGCGCCGAACACGAACCGGAAATTTACGGTGCAATCCGACCGGGGGCTGTTCTGGAAAATACGCGATTTTCGCCCGATACCCGGATTGTCGATTTCGCTGATCAATCCGTCACGGAAAATACCCGGACCGCTTATCCGCTTGATTACATTGCCAACCGGGCTAATCCGTCCGTAGGGCCCGCTCCCCGCAACCTGTTCTTTCTAACGGCGGATGCATTTGGCGTGCTGCCACCCATTGCTCGGCTGACGGTTAAGCAAGCAATGTATTACTTTTTATCAGGTTATACAGCAAAATTAGCAGGCACCGAAGTCGGAATTAAAGAGCCTGTCCCTACTTTTTCAGCTTGTTTTGGTGCGGCTTTCTTACCCCTCCACCCATTCGCCTATGCCGATCTGCTGGGCCATCACCTGGAGGATGCAGAGGTTCCGGTCTGGCTAATTAACACGGGCTGGACGGGTGGCTCGTTCGGTACGGGACAACGGATCAAATTGGCGTATACCCGCGCCGTCATCCGGGCGGCACTAACGGGCGCTCTGGATACAGTGGACTACCAAATCCTGCAACCATTTGGTCTACAAATCCCGATGACCTGCCCCGGAATTCCCACTGAACTGCTCGATCCTCGCCAAACCTGGGCGCGCCCGATCGACTACGATGCAACTGCCAGCCGTTTGGAGCGGGCATTCCGGCAAAACTACGAGACGTATGAAAATCCGGCTGGAGGTAGTACGTCGGAGTCGCTGTTTAGTTAAACTGACAACGAGCTTTAATTGATGTTAAGTATCTCGTTAATAGCGAATTGTGAAATATTTTGTCATGGCGTCGGGCTGGGTGGCCGGAGCCATGACAAAAAAACAGCCGTTAAAACACTCATCATTCACCAACTCATGAACGCTTACTCAGAGGATGTTGTCGCCGTGCCGGTTGGTACGACGCTGGATCGGTTTATCAAACGACAGCAGCAGGCTTCTCCGGCAGCCACGGGTGAACTCTCGCAACTACTGCGCGACATCGCATTGGCGGCCAAGATCGTCCAGCGGGAAATTAGCCGGGCTGGACTTCTGGCCGTAACGGGCAGTTTTGGCACTGAAAATCAGCATGGTGAAGCGCAGCAAAAACTGGATGTTATTGCACACATCCGGTTTTTGCGGGCCTTACGAAATGGTGGAGAAGTGGCCGCTGTGGTCTCGGAAGAGGAGGATCAGGTAATACACACGGGAAATCCGGGCGGTAAATACGTTGTGGCTATCGACCCACTCGACGGCTCTTCCAACATCGACGTGAATGTATCCATTGGAACCATCTTTTCCATCTACCGACGCCAATCGCAGCCCGGTACGCCCGCCGTTGAAGCCGATTTTTTACAGGGTGGCCTCCGGCAGGTTGCAGCGGGTTATGTGCTGTATGGTACATCTACCCTACTGGTTTATACCACGGGTCAGGGCGTGAATGGGTTTACCTACGATAGCTCGCTGGGCGAATTTTTTCTGTCGCATCCAACCCTGACAACGCCGGTCGATGGTCGGATTTATTCGTGTAACGAAGGCAACATAGTAGACTATCCTTTGGCTATTCAGCAGTTCATCACAGCCTGTCAGCAAGCTCGCTTTACAGCCCGTTACATTGGAGCACTCATCGCCGATGTCCATCGTAATCTGCTCAAAGGCGGCATTTACTTATATCCGGCTACCCAGGCAGCTCCCGCCGGTAAATTACGATTGCTCTATGAGGGCTTTCCTATGGCGTTTCTGATCGAGCAAGCTGGAGGGAGCGCCACTGACGGTCAGCAACGCCTGCTGACCAAGCCAATCAGTACACTACACCAGCGTACGCCGTTAATTATTGGCTCAACTCAACTGGTCAATTTGGTAACTTAGCAAAATAAGTTACTCCTCTAGCGCTGATAATCAGTACGCTAAATACGACTGCCCGACACTATTCGCATTGATGCCGGGCAGTCGTATTTTATTTTTAACGAGAGCGTTTTATTCGTCTTTGACGTCGTATCGATCAAGCATCATCACCTTGTTCCAGGCGGCTACGAAATCGTGAACGAAGCGCTGCTGCGCATCATCCGCAGCGTACACTTCAGCAATATTACGTAGCTGAGCGTTGGAACCAAAGATCAGATCACAACGGGTCGCGGTGTATTTAGTAGCACCACTCGCACGATCCCGAACATCGAAAAACATCTCCCGCTGATCCTGAGGAACCCACTCGTAATCCATATTAGTCAGCACCTGGAAGAAGTCATTGGTTAACTGACCCGGACGCTCTGTAAATACCCCATGCTTCGAGTAATCGTAATTTTGCTCCAGGACGCGCAGGCCCCCAACGAGTACCGTCCACTCAGGAGCGCTCAGCGTCAGCAGTTGAGCCCGGTCGAGGAAGATTCGTTCGGGAGGTACCCGATAACCTACTTTATCGTTGTGATAGTTTTTGAACCCATCGGATACCGGTTTGAGCCAGTTAAAGCTTTCTACATCGGTCAGTTCCAGCGTGGTATCGACGCGGCCCGGCGTGAACGGAACGGTAACCGATACGCCCGCATCGCGAGCCGCCTTTTCGACAGCAACACAACCACCCAGCACGATCAGATCGGCCAGCGATACCTGCTTGTTGCCCACCTGCTGGCTGTTGAACTCGCTCTGAATGTTCCGAAGCGTTTGGAGCACTTGATTTAGCTCTTCTGGCCGATTAAGTTCCCAATTGTTCTGCGGTTCCAGACTGATCCGGGCCCCGTTGGCTCCCCCCCGCTTGTCCGAATGGCGATACACCGAAGCCGCCGACCAGGCTGCCGATACCATCGCCGACACGGTAAGGCCACTGTCCAGTAGGCGTTGTTTCAGTTGGTCAACGTCGCTTTCATCAATCAGGTCATAATCCCGGGTGGGACGTGGGTCTTGCCAGATCATGTCATCAGCCGGCACTTCGGGACCCAGATATCGTTCTTTCGGCCCCATGTCGCGGTGCGTCAGCTTGTACCAGGCACGCGAGAACGCATCCGTGAAGTAGTCGAAGTCGTTCAGAAACTTCTCACAGATCTTCCGGTATTCCGGATCTACTTTAAGCGCGATATCCGATGTCATCATCATCAGATTATTCATCTGACCGGCGATGTGGGCATCCGGTGTTTTGGGCGCATTGGGGTCAATGGGTGTCCACTGGGTCGCCCCGGCTGGGCTCTCGACTTTTTTCCACTCAAAGCCAAACAGGTTTTCTAGGTACGAATTGTCCCATTGGGTGGGATTCTGCGTCCACGACCCTTCGATGCCGTTGGTCATGGTATTGGCCCCGTTGCCGGATCCTACCGGGTTGTGCCAGCCGAAGCCCTGCGCGTGGATAGGTGCGGCTTCCGGAGCGGCACCAATTTTGTCCGGTGCCACCATACCGTGGCTCTTGCCAAATGCATGTCCACCAGCAATCAGCGCCACCGTTTCTTCGTCGCCCATTGCCATCCGGGCGAACGATTCGCGGATTTCGCGGGCCGAATCGTGCGGATCACCATTGTTAGCCGGCCCTTCCGGATTTACGTAAATTAACGCTTGGTGAGTAGCCGCCAACGGATTCTCGAGATCGAAGTAAGCATCTTTTGGGTTACCGTGCCAGCGGAGATTGTTGTTCACCATCTCGTCAGGATGCCCTTTGTGCTGAGTCGACGCAGGTACCTGATCGACGGGTTTACCACCCCAGAATTCAGGTCCCCAATACGTGCTCCGATCAGGCTCCCAGGCGTCCCGACGGCCACCACCATAACCGAAAGTTGGAAAATTCATGATCTCCAGTGCGCAGTTACCGGCCAGCACGATCAGGTCTGCCCACGACAAAGCCGCTCCGTATTTTTTCTTGATAGGCCACAGCAACCGGCGCGATTTGTCGGTATTGCCGTTGTCCCACCACGAGTTGATCGGCGCAAACCGCTGCATAGCCTGCCCAGCCCCTCCTCGCCCATCAGCAATTCGGTATGTACCCGCCGAGTGCCACGCCATTCGAATCATCTGCGGACCGTAGTTGGCATAATCCGCTGGCCACCAGTCTTTAGAGTCAACAAGCAACTCTTTAACATCCTGCTTTAGCTGCTGAAAATCAATTTTGTTGAATAATTCCTTGTAGTTCTCGTCGCTCAGAGGATTGGACACCGGCTGTTCCTGGTGTAGCAATTCTACCTGTAACCGGTTTGGCCACCAGTCGTCATTCTGCGGAGCAGTGCCAATTGCACCACCAATACGCGTTCCCCTGAATGGGCATTGGTCGAGGCCCTCTGGATTGTTAATGGATTTCATCGTGAGTGAATTAGGTATAAAATTAAAACGGTATATGTTCCTGAATGGGTTGGCGTGAAGCACGAAGGTGAAGCATGCTTTGGATAGCACAAACGAGCGAAAACAGTAGAGAATCAACGCCTAAGAAAAAAGCGTCTTCAATCTGTGTGTATGCGGAACGACCAGACTTGTTTGTCCGATCCGTAGCTGGTAATGTTGAGTAGGATCAACTGAATGGGGAGACTGATCGACGCCGAAGCCAGGGCAAACACTACTTCTTAACACTTGGCAGGCCAACATAACGGCAATTAACACCTTCATTGTTTTCTGAGTATTTCTCACTAACAAGGTGTTTGTATGAATGTTTTTAGGAATTCATACGCTGTCTTAATTTGGAAGTGTTCTTAGCCTACAATTAGCACGTCTACAACGAAGGCTAGTTAAGATTAAACAAGCCACAACGGCTTCATTGACAATTTAATAATCCTCTTCTCGTTTTGCTGACACGTGCAGTGAATTGCTATTTCGAATTTTGACCTCCGTTACTCATCAGCGTTCGAAAAAATGTCCGATACAAACTGAAATCTGCGCAAATATTAGTAGCACATAAAGATAGTCTGTCTCTGGCACACATGATTATTAGGAAACAAGGTTGCTTCTAAATGTTCAGCCTTACCGAGTTGCGGTCAGCAGCAGCGCCTTCACTTCAGCGACCTGCCCTTTTGGAATTGATGCTGCCCGCAGCAGAATCCGGTGGTTGCCCACGGGTAATTCGAGTTTACCCAGTGGTAACAAGGCCCAGGTTTTCTCGTAAACCTCCTTGCGCGGAACGCGGTCGGGACTCGGGATCAGGGGAGGATCGAAGCCTCTGGGCAGGGTTTGTTGCAATGTCTGATTACCGGTTGTCAGGGTCAGAATCGTTCCCCGAGCGGCATCCGGGGCGGTGTATTGCAGGCTTAA
Protein-coding sequences here:
- a CDS encoding cation:dicarboxylate symporter family transporter translates to MKKLLSNLTFWVLTAIISGALLGHFAPATAVQMEFLGKWFISVVKLFINPIIFLTITLGISSMGDLKKVGRVGGKALLYFEIVTTLALLIGIGVANLIRPGDGVATGNLNGAAVSQYSERAESFSWLKFLADNLTLQVLLVSIVAGIVLSRYSGRERILNGLSVASKWVFKGLHLVMRFAPIGAFGGMAYTIGKYGIGTLLPLAKLMTTVYATMFLFVFVVLNAILRYYQISLWSFLKYIRQELLIVLGTSSSEAALPALMEKLERMGCAKPVVGLVVPAGYSFNLDGTTIYLSLATLFLAQVFGVELTGSQILTIIGILMVTSKGAAGVTGSGFVVLASTLTAIRVIPVEGLALLLGVDRFMSEARSITNFIGNAVATIFLANNEKAFDRNMMRQAFDESTPPPTVPDLPTPEPALSR
- the katG gene encoding catalase/peroxidase HPI — encoded protein: MKSINNPEGLDQCPFRGTRIGGAIGTAPQNDDWWPNRLQVELLHQEQPVSNPLSDENYKELFNKIDFQQLKQDVKELLVDSKDWWPADYANYGPQMIRMAWHSAGTYRIADGRGGAGQAMQRFAPINSWWDNGNTDKSRRLLWPIKKKYGAALSWADLIVLAGNCALEIMNFPTFGYGGGRRDAWEPDRSTYWGPEFWGGKPVDQVPASTQHKGHPDEMVNNNLRWHGNPKDAYFDLENPLAATHQALIYVNPEGPANNGDPHDSAREIRESFARMAMGDEETVALIAGGHAFGKSHGMVAPDKIGAAPEAAPIHAQGFGWHNPVGSGNGANTMTNGIEGSWTQNPTQWDNSYLENLFGFEWKKVESPAGATQWTPIDPNAPKTPDAHIAGQMNNLMMMTSDIALKVDPEYRKICEKFLNDFDYFTDAFSRAWYKLTHRDMGPKERYLGPEVPADDMIWQDPRPTRDYDLIDESDVDQLKQRLLDSGLTVSAMVSAAWSAASVYRHSDKRGGANGARISLEPQNNWELNRPEELNQVLQTLRNIQSEFNSQQVGNKQVSLADLIVLGGCVAVEKAARDAGVSVTVPFTPGRVDTTLELTDVESFNWLKPVSDGFKNYHNDKVGYRVPPERIFLDRAQLLTLSAPEWTVLVGGLRVLEQNYDYSKHGVFTERPGQLTNDFFQVLTNMDYEWVPQDQREMFFDVRDRASGATKYTATRCDLIFGSNAQLRNIAEVYAADDAQQRFVHDFVAAWNKVMMLDRYDVKDE
- the pckA gene encoding phosphoenolpyruvate carboxykinase (ATP) translates to MNINLFSTLSDVDTNVLQSLGLPDTTTVALNLTVSQLTELALKRGEGVLTEAEVLMCDTGTFTGRSPKDKFIVRDALTEKAIWWGAINQPIEVEQFNQLHQRMLASLADQSVFVRYVKAGADPRYTINIAIVNELAWHNLFCHNLFIETSADERANFTPDWTILNLPSFQADSTIDGTRQGNFTIINFSKRVILIGGTGYAGEMKKGIFSVLNFTLPRQGVLSMHCSANVGKAGDTALFFGLSGTGKTTLSTDPDRQLIGDDEHGWSDQVFNFEGGCYAKVINLSAEHEPEIYGAIRPGAVLENTRFSPDTRIVDFADQSVTENTRTAYPLDYIANRANPSVGPAPRNLFFLTADAFGVLPPIARLTVKQAMYYFLSGYTAKLAGTEVGIKEPVPTFSACFGAAFLPLHPFAYADLLGHHLEDAEVPVWLINTGWTGGSFGTGQRIKLAYTRAVIRAALTGALDTVDYQILQPFGLQIPMTCPGIPTELLDPRQTWARPIDYDATASRLERAFRQNYETYENPAGGSTSESLFS
- the fbp gene encoding class 1 fructose-bisphosphatase, which produces MNAYSEDVVAVPVGTTLDRFIKRQQQASPAATGELSQLLRDIALAAKIVQREISRAGLLAVTGSFGTENQHGEAQQKLDVIAHIRFLRALRNGGEVAAVVSEEEDQVIHTGNPGGKYVVAIDPLDGSSNIDVNVSIGTIFSIYRRQSQPGTPAVEADFLQGGLRQVAAGYVLYGTSTLLVYTTGQGVNGFTYDSSLGEFFLSHPTLTTPVDGRIYSCNEGNIVDYPLAIQQFITACQQARFTARYIGALIADVHRNLLKGGIYLYPATQAAPAGKLRLLYEGFPMAFLIEQAGGSATDGQQRLLTKPISTLHQRTPLIIGSTQLVNLVT